In Nitrospiria bacterium, a single genomic region encodes these proteins:
- a CDS encoding lysophospholipid acyltransferase family protein, which produces MQKLFDGLLVRWVPWLGYGVIRGLRWTMRMTTLNSETTDALWYEGRNFIVAFWHGRQLMMPFAYKGKKRISILISRHRDGELIARTVGYFGFHAVRGSTTRGGATALRRLVQSARSGDDLGVTPDGPRGPRQVVQPGVVELAKLTGLPILPLAFSASKKKSFSPGTAF; this is translated from the coding sequence ATGCAGAAACTCTTTGACGGGCTGCTGGTCCGATGGGTCCCGTGGCTGGGATACGGCGTGATCCGCGGGCTTCGATGGACGATGCGCATGACGACCCTGAATTCCGAAACGACCGATGCGCTCTGGTACGAAGGTCGGAATTTCATCGTCGCCTTCTGGCACGGCCGGCAGTTGATGATGCCGTTCGCCTACAAGGGGAAGAAGCGGATCTCGATCTTGATCAGCCGGCACCGGGACGGCGAACTGATCGCTCGAACGGTGGGGTATTTCGGTTTTCATGCCGTCCGGGGCTCCACGACGCGGGGCGGGGCGACGGCCCTTCGGCGTCTCGTCCAGTCGGCCCGTTCGGGAGACGACCTGGGAGTCACTCCGGACGGGCCCCGGGGGCCGCGGCAGGTGGTCCAGCCGGGCGTCGTGGAACTGGCAAAGCTGACGGGATTGCCGATCCTTCCGTTGGCCTTCAGCGCCTCTAAAAAAAAATCCTTCAGTCCTGGGACGGCTTTCTGA